A portion of the Podospora pseudoanserina strain CBS 124.78 chromosome 2, whole genome shotgun sequence genome contains these proteins:
- the SOD2_1 gene encoding Superoxide dismutase [Mn], mitochondrial (EggNog:ENOG503NZVT; COG:P), with translation MVNFDNILKYLAVQAPLRAFSGEDFNATKMAVQEYTLPALPYAYNALEPHISAQIMELHHSKHHQAYVTNLNNALKLHVAAVGAGDIASQIEMQQVIKFNGGGHINHSLFWKNLAPAESEETKPEAAKKLVAAVEKTWGSLDDFKKAFSSTLLGIQGSGWGWLVKDSVNGLRIVTTKDQDPVVGRDVPVFGVDMWEHAYYLQYLNGKAAYVENIWNVINWKTAEERFLGTSEVTKL, from the exons ATGGTCAACTTTGACAATATCTTGAAGTATCTCGCCGTCCAGGCGCCTTTGAGGGCCTTCTCCGGCGAGGACTTTAACGCTACCAAGATGGCTGTTCAAGAGTACACCCTGCCGGCATTGCCATATGCTTACAAT GCTTTGGAACCGCACATTTCAGCCCAGATCATGGAGCTGCACCAcagcaagcaccaccagGCCTATGTGACAAACTTGAACAACGCTCTCAAGTTGcacgttgctgctgttggcgcAGGCGATATTGCCAGTCAGATCGAGATGCAGCAGGTCATCAAGTTCAACGGTGGGGGGCATATCAACCACTCGCTGTTCTGGAAGAACCTTGCCCCCGCCGAGAGCGAAGAGACGAAGCCCGAGGCTGCAAAAAagctggttgctgctgtcgagAAGACCTGGGGCAGTCTGGACGACTTCAAGAAGGCTTTCTCTAGCACCTTGCTGGGGATTCAAGGAAGTggttggggctggctggTCAAGGACAGTGTGAATGGGCTGCGGATCGTGACCACCAAGGATCAAGATCCGGTGGTTGGACGAGATGTTCCCGTGTTTGGTGTCGATATGTGGGAGCATGCTTACTATCTTCAG TATCTCAACGGAAAGGCTGCGTATGTCGAGAATATCTGGAACGTCATCAACTggaagacggccgaggagCGCTTCTTGGGCACCAGCGAGGTTACAAAATTGTAA
- a CDS encoding hypothetical protein (EggNog:ENOG503P7NW), whose translation MCGPETPSNLPRVGARVDFYSPSTRQPLGNLLFHNPSTPSSSSATHVRFSSPSSGSACSSRSSSPVPSKKDDEDVLVSIHVSGDMSKPFRESGLLQQFSLPSTSIEAHYEVALREELSLVVGIGIIGRRVSMTRGDEVLADGIIGFNALPESMASL comes from the exons ATGTGCGGCCCagaaaccccctccaacctccccagaGTCGGTGCTCGTGTAGACTTCTACTCGCCCTCCACCCGCCAACCATTAGgaaacctcctcttccacaatCCATCCACTCCTTCCAGTTCAAGCGCTACCCACGTCCGGTTCTCGTCTCCTTCATCAGGCTCAGCCTGTTCTTCACGATCCTCTTCACCAGTGCCATCTaagaaggatgatgaagatgtccTAGTATCCATCCA TGTTTCGGGCGACATGAGCAAACCCTTCCGAGAATCCGGACTGCTCCAGCAATTCTCTCTCCCAAGCACATCCATAGAAGCACACTATGAGGTTGCGCTCCGGGAGGAGCTGTCACTTGTGGTTGGGATAGGCATCATCGGACGGAGAGTTTCCATGACCAGAGGCGATGAGGTGCTGGCTGATGGTATCATCGGGTTCAACGCGCTGCCGGAAAGCATGGCTTCTCTTTGA
- a CDS encoding hypothetical protein (COG:S; EggNog:ENOG503P02V), with amino-acid sequence MPIFANTPESRLGRSDSKDPGTTCRGITGSGRPCRRSLLSDDAPPPPKSKRNKLQVDDPSDPDLYCWQHKEQAVMSAHSSPGPKLSHTPILEGRTSIDTLAERLGLVKTHSEPRPSKYSGGYSQSAHPEKKKGITCCFCFTLPLDDLVPSPRPQPVPLQKPTSASVPYRPSGNKPSRPSSARPPSARPTSSQKKNHAALIPADAPPETAAKLAKELAKPFSENDDPGYIYIFWLTPESQPLTPAAETARSLLSPSARPSGSRTISDILASFAAFIDDDDDDRPRPSSGNGRSSHTNKKILLKIGRATNVQRRLNEWQRQCGYNISLIRYYPYVPSNSTNTTERKVPHSHKVERLVHIELDGLGLRAGDRGKCEACGKEHREWFEVEASRKAVEVVDDIVRKWSDWDETQA; translated from the coding sequence ATGCCTATCTTTGCCAACACCCCCGAATCTCGCCTCGGCCGTTCCGACTCGAAAGATCCAGGGACGACATGTCGAGGAATCACAGGCAGCGGCCGCCCATGTAGGCGCTCGCTCCTCAGTGATgatgcccctcccccgccaaagTCCAAGAGAAACAAACTCCAAGTCGACGACCCGAGCGATCCAGACTTGTACTGCTGGCAACACAAGGAACAGGCGGTCATGTCCGCCCACTCGAGCCCCGGCCCGAAGCTGTCTCATACACCGATACTGGAGGGACGAACGAGCATAGACACTCTTGCGGAGAGGCTAGGTCTCGTGAAGACACATTCTGAACCTAGGCCCAGCAAATACAGCGGCGGATACTCCCAGTCAGCGCAcccagaaaagaagaagggcatcacctgctgcttctgctttACACTTCCGCTCGACGATCTCGTGCCTTCCCCTCGCCCTCAGCCCGTGCCACTTCAGAAGCCTACATCAGCCTCGGTGCCTTATAGGCCGAGCGGGAACAAGCCCTCAAGACCAAGTTCGGCCAGGCCTCCTTCTGCGCGTCCGACATCTTCGCAGAAGAAGAACCATGCCGCGTTGATTCCCGCGGATGCGCCCCCCGAAACCGCCGCGAAGCTAGCGAAAGAATTAGCCAAGCCCTTCTCGGAAAATGACGACCCTGGCTACATTTACATCTTCTGGCTGACTCCAGAGTCCCAACCTTTGACCCCCGCAGCGGAGACCGCTCGCTCCTTGCTATCACCATCTGCTCGACCGTCAGGTTCCAGGACGATAAGCGACATACTCGCCTCGTTTGCCGCCTTtatcgacgacgacgacgatgacagACCCCGTCCCAGCAGTGGTAATGGAAGAAGTTCGcacaccaacaagaagattCTGTTGAAGATTGGTCGGGCTACCAACGTCCAGCGCAGGTTGAACGAATGGCAGCGGCAGTGCGGGTATAACATCTCGCTTATTCGGTACTATCCCTATGTCCCGTCCAACAGCACAAATACGACGGAGCGCAAAGTACCTCATAGTCACAAGGTGGAACGCTTGGTGCACATTGAGCTAGATGGTCTTGGGCTGAGAGCTGGAGATCGCGGCAAGTGCGAGGCTTGTGGCAAGGAGCACCGGGAGTGGTTCGAGGTTGAGGCGAGCAGGAaggcggttgaggtggtggatgatattGTGAGGAAGTGGTCGGACTGGGACGAGACCCAGGCTTGA
- a CDS encoding hypothetical protein (EggNog:ENOG503PCQJ; COG:Z) has protein sequence MDQPKPTTNKAKNETPGLSGAPKSPNPGDGPPQVSTAATNTASKPNGTQPDPPTASQSAGDQQTSSATKVAPSTTPADATELAIKKPVATAQEPKSASKPLPGPEVPLVPSNTAQTSTDVKQKDPGDAAKPKVSKTPSGLPEFEHIEQKHLGLRQLVAPPETEDIDADVVFVHGIGAHPYNTWRHKITKTNWLDDKTMLPADLPKSRILFFGYQSAWYGPNAVRQTVNTAADQLLNALMGRLRENCPERPIIFVAHCFGGLIVQRAFHIAHSHRSNFPGLIDAITGLIFLGTPHSGVDGNSSLSTQGDIYRAIVAAQVKTHFETLETMTHNNQMLHGIVQDFNQVLKNEVKVQPHIYSFFEMYASSVGKIAGMGNMPQEFVVTQSSATVYGHGSTGLNANHFNMNTFEDNQDANYDAVCQQIVRMVKLARENQEKRKQEDSRFSQSHSHLPHLAKLPIPIRKDGHFVERADILGLIDRKFHDENGAVVALTGGLGTGKTHVAVEYAYRYCIENPGAHIHWIDASSAEQFEFSYKRIADGLQFRLRDANSPQDVVRDVCHALKKSTDSQWLMVVDGLDDDASLNWIKDGTPNDERTLWDFIPRGRHSTVLVTTREARLARRFAGKPQFVIDVAPLSGKDAAFMILGRKTTDKQKYDQAKELAKKLGGTAGALALPHAYRTKVDGKINLKEYEDMLKLPESQKQDTTGNAVLAWRRLFRVLEKKHRDAANLLCSVGVLDVQSIPKDFFQKADWKLTRTLEVYGMIERSADDRFIRVTGIVRLCLQRYLEEAKEKELVEEKVLDQLSQALKDGDHELDDALLPSILAALRFQPKHSDGKKAAAILHLKVAQYYQQIGRLEVARTHFEKALTPRPTDPQQPPRYFLTAKDVETARQALGNLGLDQKTMPVAVSKKPSSRACFIPNPQELRSELRFLEESSGREHTSTIQKLAELAVLRLAHPSARQPSKTKANNLANTRGLPATTSGSPAPGTLGNNNPSDNGSFSSAPQSEDAPEDDPAVLFERLLESAINTHGPNTMRTANAHYSLAIAYERQEDFPKSEQHFSKAIAIARDRLGPESPECLRMLRALACLYARQGNTQAEQMFALTLQNQIKVLGDTHPETLITRHNVALFLEEAEEWEAAGQELERILGLQGYWLGRDAPETLHTAQSLALNYAARNKRKEAEDLFRATLATQEQVLGETHVDTMTTAERLREFLENAQGDGGKGDKGAKKEDNDKKGVKDGKKGKK, from the exons ATGGACCAGCCAAAGCCGACAACCAACAAGGCAAAGAACGAGACCCCAGGGTTGAGCGGGGCTCCCAAGAGCCCAAACCCAGGGGATGGCCCTCCCCAAGTCTCGACGGCAGCTACGAACACTGCCTCGAAGCCCAATGGAACCCAGCCAGACCCACCTACTGCAAGTCAATCCGCGGGAGACCAACAGACTTCAAGTGCAACAAAGGTTGCTCCTAGTACCACTCCAGCAGATGCCACAGAGCTGGCGATCAAGAAACCAGTTGCCACTGCCCAAGAACCCAAGTCAGCTTCCAAACCATTGCCTGGTCCCGAGGTACCACTTGTGCCAAGCAACACTGCTCAGACATCCACAGATGTCAAGCAGAAGGACCCTGGAGATGCTGCAAAGCCAAAGGTTTCGAAGACTCCCAGTGGCCTACCGGAGTTTGAACACATTGAACAAAAGCATTTGGGCTTGAGGCAGCTGGTTGCACCTCCTGAGACGGAAGACATCGATGCAGA TGTTGTCTTTGTCCATGGCATTGGTGCCCACCCCTACAACACCTGGAGGCACAAAATCACAAAGACCAACTGGCTTGACGACAAGACGATGTTGCCAGCCGATTTGCCCAAATCGAGAATACTCTTCTTCGGCTACCAGTCGGCCTGGTATGGTCCGAACGCTGTCAGACAAACAGTGAATACAGCGGCTGATCAGCTGCTCAACGCCTTGATGGGGAGATTGAGGGAG AATTGCCCTGAGAGGCCCATCATCTTCGTTGCCCACTGTTTTGGCGGATTGATTGTTCAACGT GCTTTCCACATTGCCCACTCTCACAGATCCAATTTTCCTGGCCTCATCGATGCCATCACCGGGCTCATATTCCTTGGTACCCCACACTCTGGTGTAGATGGCAACTCTTCACTGAGCACTCAGGGAGACATCTATCGAGCAATCGTCGCTGCTCAAGTGAAGACTCACTTTGAGACACTCGAGACGATGacacacaacaaccagaTGCTTCATGGAATAGTTCAGGATTTCAACCAAGTGCTGAAGAATGAGGTCAAAGTCCAGCCTCACATATATTCTTTCTTCGAGATGTATGCATCCAGTGTGGGGAAGATCGCTGGGATGGGAAACATGCCTCAG GAATTCGTCGTCACACAGTCATCGGCGACAGTGTATGGGCACGGCTCAACCGGTCTCAATGCCAACCACTTCAACATGAACACCTTCGAAGACAATCAAGATGCCAACTACGACGCGGTCTGTCAGCAGATtgtgaggatggtgaagcTTGCAAGGGAGAATcaggagaaaaggaagcaaGAAG ATTCTAGGTTCAGTCAATCTCATAGTCACCTGCCACACCTGGCAAAGCTTCCGATTCCAATCAGGAAGGACGGCCACTTTGTCGAGCGTGCAGATATACTAGGTCTCATTGACAGGAAGTTTCATGACGAGAATGGTGCCGTGGTGGCACTCACCGGTGGTTTGGGGACTGG AAAGACCCACGTTGCCGTGGAGTATGCTTATCGATATTGCATCGAAAACCCCGGGGCTCATATACACTGGATCGACGCCAGCAGCGCCGAGCAATTCGAATTCTCGTACAAGCGCATAGCGGATGGTCTTCAATTCCGTCTAAGGGACGCAAACTCGCCGCAAGATGTTGTGAGGGACGTCTGTCATGCTCTAAAGAAAAGCACCGATAGTCAGTGGCTGATGGTTGTGGACGGTCTTGATGATGACGCTTCACTCAACTGGATCAAAGATGGTACCCCAAATGATGAGCGGACTCTTTGGGATTTTATTCCCAGAGGAAGACACAGCACGGTGCTGGTTACGACAAGAGAGGCACGTTTGGCACGACGCTTTGCAGGAAAGCCTCAATTTGTGATTGATGTCGCTCCTCTTAGCGGCAAGGACGCTGCATTTATGATTTTGGGCAGGAAGACAACCGACAAACAGAAGTACGACCAAGCCAAAGAGCTGGCCAAAAAGCTTGGGGGCACAGCTGGTGCCCTGGCGCTTCCGCACGCTTACCGTACCAAGGTTGATGGGAAAATCAACTTGAAGGAATACGAAGACATGCTTAAACTCCCCGAATCACAAAAGCAGGATACTACTGGCAATGCTGTTCTTGCTTGGAGGCGACTGTTTAGGGTCCTCGAGAAAAAGCACCGAGATGCGGCAAACTTGCTGTGCTCTGTTGGAGTTCTTGACGTTCAAAGCATTCCAAAGGACTTCTTCCAAAAGGCCGATTGGAAGCTCACCCGGACATTGGAAGTATACGGCATGATCGAGAGGTCGGCGGACGACAGGTTCATTCGGGTAACCGGGATTGTCCGGCTCTGTCTGCAACGCTATCTGGAAGAAGCGAAAGAAAAGGAGTTGGTTGAAGAAAAGGTTCTTGACCAGCTTTCCCAAGCCCTCAAGGACGGTGATCATGAGTTGGATGACGCATTGCTTCCTAGCATCCTTGCTGCTCTGAGGTTCCAGCCAAAACACTCGGACGGCAAGAAGGCCGCTGCTATCCTACACCTGAAGGTTGCTCAGTACTACCAGCAAATTGGACGCTTGGAAGTAGCAAGAACACACTTCGAAAAAGCTCTTACACCCCGTCCGACAGACCCGCAACAACCTCCCAGATACTTCCTGACAGCCAAAGATGTCGAGACAGCCAGACAAGCCCTCGGAAATCTCGGCCTGGATCAGAAAACGATGCCTGTGGCTGTCAGTAAGAAACCATCATCCCGTGCTTGTttcatccccaaccctcagGAGCTGCGCAGCGAGCTTCGGTTTCTAGAAGAGAGCTCTGGGCGTGAACACACGAGCACCATTCAAAAGCTAGCCGAACTGGCTGTTTTGAGACTAGCCCACCCAAGCGCGAGACAGCCCAGCAagaccaaggccaacaacCTCGCAAACACCCGCGGCCTCCCAGCAACCACGAGTGGATCTCCAGCTCCTGGTACACTTGGAAACAATAACCCTTCGGACAACGGctctttttcttcagcaCCACAGAGTGAAGACGCCCCTGAAGACGACCCGGCTGTCCTCTTTGAACGCCTGCTGGAATCAGCAATAAACACCCACGGCCCCAACACCATGCGCACCGCCAACGCCCACTACTCCCTCGCCATAGCCTACGAGCGGCAGGAAGACTTCCCCAAATCTGAACAACACTTCTCAAAGGCCATTGCCATAGCCCGCGACAGACTTGGCCCTGAAAGCCCAGAGTGTCTCCGCATGTTGCGTGCCCTCGCTTGTCTCTACGCCCGCCAGGGAAACACACAGGCTGAGCAGATGTTCGCGCTCACCTTGCAGAACCAGATCAAAGTCCTCGGGGACACCCATCCCGAGACCCTCATCACCCGACACAATGTTGCTTTGTTCctcgaggaagccgaggagtGGGAAGCGGCAGgacaggagctggagaggataCTCGGGCTGCAGGGGTATTGGCTTGGGAGGGATGCCCCGGAAACATTACATACAGCACAAAGCCTTGCCCTCAACTATGCTGCCAGAAACAAGAGAAAGGAGGCGGAAGACTTGTTTCGGGCCACGCTCGCAACGCAGGAGCAAGTCTTGGGGGAGACGCACGTTGACACGATGACTACCGCAGAGAGGTTGCGCGAGTTTTTGGAGAATGCACAAGGCGatggagggaagggggataAGGGtgcgaagaaggaggataACGATAAGAAGGGGgtcaaggatgggaagaagggaaagaagtGA
- a CDS encoding hypothetical protein (EggNog:ENOG503NZDU) — MAGHEQTRHTMNPPAGGTENEDTTVPGQPTIPFNDNARIVTFLTTDLSTERLNSLYSLLFLTGKPENISPLHHQPIKGRTILITERPDLHLIWNIDRIFIKPLPKYLLSHSFWKAHLHHRPGRLDITTPTLCNPKDTLRLEAQGFLRTYSRLIRHESDFDMAQSLGLLPKSLDWAGWSHYIQAYAYLRDTQVARRYHYGELRLPRLNAWTMVCRGERYFQIHYDQLSFFSCFGGPYLLLFGAVTVMLAALQTAVQMVPEGGPYREFANSFVPMSIALTAGGLLSFPALWFLFTMRELWLFIFRYRSLAL, encoded by the coding sequence ATGGCGGGTCACGAACAAACCAGACATACGATGAACCCACCTGCCGGAGGCACAGAAAACGAGGACACCACCGTGCCCGGTCAACCTACTATTCCGTTCAATGACAATGCGAGGATCGTCActttcctcaccaccgacctCTCGACCGAAAGATTGAACAGTCTCTATTCGCTGCTATTCCTGACCGGCAAGCCTGAGAATATCTCCCCcttacaccaccagcccatcAAAGGGCGTACGATTCTCATTACCGAAAGGCCTGATCTACACCTCATTTGGAACATCGACCGGATTTTCATCAAACCACTTCCGAAATATCTGCTCAGCCACTCGTTTTGGAaagcccacctccaccaccgacctgGCAGATTGGACATTACGACCCCCACGCTATGCAACCCCAAAGACACCCTTCGTCTCGAAGCCCAAGGCTTCCTGCGCACTTACTCGCGCCTCATCCGACACGAGTCGGACTTTGATATGGCCCAAAGCCTGGGACTCCTCCCCAAGAGTCTAGACTGGGCCGGTTGGTCGCATTACATACAGGCATATGCATACCTTCGGGACACCCAAGTGGCCAGACGCTATCACTACGGCGAACTTCGCTTGCCAAGACTCAACGCCTGGACAATGGTCTGCCGTGGGGAACGTTACTTTCAAATTCACTACGACCAGTtgtccttcttttcctgttTTGGCGGGCCGTATCTGCTGCTGTTCGGTGCAGTTACGGTGATGCTGGCGGCCCTGCAGACGGCTGTGCAGATGGTGCCGGAGGGGGGTCCTTACCGGGAGTTTGCAAATAGCTTCGTGCCCATGTCGATCGCGCTGACggcgggggggttgctgtCTTTTCCGGCGCTGTGGTTTTTGTTCACGATGAGGGAGCTGTGGTTGTTTATCTTCCGATATCGATCTCTTGCTTTGTGA